TTGCACGTTGTGAACAAAGTAACACCATGAATGTTGCTAcgtattttgaaaaattaaaggTACTTTGGGACGAGTTAAATAATTATGAACCACTGTTATCTTGTTCATGTGACAACTGTAAATGCAACCTCGGAAAATCTCATGAAAAGAGGCGTGGAGATGAGCGTCTTCATCAGTTTTTAATGGGCTTATGTTCTGAATATTATGGTCAGATCCGGTTCACACTATTGTCCCAGGATCCACTCACATCTTTAAATCGGGCTTTTCAACAAATTTCACAGGAGGAACGCGTACGCGGTATAACTCGTGTCAAGGATGAAAAGGCCAGAGGTTGTAGGATTTGCAGTTCGTGTAGATGGTCGTGGAAAAGGATGGATGGATAAGATGGATAAATATGGTTTGATGTGCTCTCATTGCCGCAAGTCCAGTCATGATATTACGAATTGTTTTGAATTACTTGGCTATCCTGAATGGTGGACAGAAAAATTTGGAAATAAAAAGGAGGGGAATGCTACTCTTACTGCTCGACCAGGAAGGGTAGGGACCTGGTTTTCACCCCCTAATGCGGGACGTGGGAGAGGCAAGTACGCGCTCATAATGTTGCAGCGGATGTGGCCCCAATCTCTAGTGAGGCTACAATGCTTCCAGGTTTCACATCCGAGCAATGGCAGGCACTTGTCGCCGCATTTCGTAATCCACAGCCCCTAGCAATCGCTTGAATGGTGAGTTAACTAATAATATATGGATCATTGATACAGGGGCATCTCGTTATGTTACTGGAGAACTAAATTATTTGGTTAATATTTATGAAGTGCCTGCTTTTCTTGTGGGTCTTCCCAAACCGTGGTGGCTAATAAAAAAGGCTCAGTTCGtctttctaaaaatatttatctTCGACATGTTTTTTATGTTCCTGAGCTAAATTACAACTTGATTTCAATTTCACAACTTAGTGATGATTTGAATTGTTTTGTTCAATTCTCTTCTAACATATGTGTTATACAAGACCTGCATTCGAGGAGGTTGATTGCCGCAAGTCTGGTCATGATATTATGAATTGTTTTGAATTATTTGGCTATCCTGAATGGTGGACagaaaaatttgaaaataaaaaggagtGGCATGCTACTCTTACTGCTCGACCAGGAAGGGTAGGGACCTCGTTTTCACCCCCTAATACGGGACGTGGGAGAGGCGAGTACGCGCTCATAATGTTGCAGCGGATGTGGCCACAATCTCTCGTAAGGCTACAATGCTTCCAGGTTTCACATCCGAGCAATGGCAGGCACTTGTCGCCGCATTTCGTAATCCACAGCCCCTAGCAATCGCTTGAATGGTGAGTTAACTAGTAATATATGGATCATTGATACAGGGGCATCTCGTCATGTTACTGGAGAACTAAATTATTTGGTTAATATTTATGAAGTGCCCGTTGTTCTTGTGGGTCTTCCTGATGGCCAAACCGTGGTGGCTAATAAAAAAGGCTCAGTTCGtctttctaaaaatatttatctTCGACATGTTTTTTATGTTCCTGAGCTAAATTGCAACTTGATTTCAATTTCACAACTTAGTGATTTGAATTCTTTTGTTCAATTCTCTTCTAACATCTGTGTTATACAAGACCTGCATTCGAGGAGGCTGATTGGAGCGGGTGAAAGACGAGATGGACTTTGCTACTCACTGCAGGGGTTGAGCCTAAGTCTTTTAAAGAGGCTGTTAAAGATGAAGGATGGCGTAAGGCCATGCAAACTGAAATTCGTGCCTTAGAGGATAATGACACTTGGACCATGGAGAAACTTCCTCCCGGAAAGCGTGCTTTAGGTAGTCAGTGGGTGTACAAAATTAAGTACAATTTTGATGATACTGTCGAGCGGCTAAAGGCACGTTTGGTTGTTTTTGGTAATCATCAAGTTGCGGGAATAGATTAtaatgagacttttgctcctgtgACCAAAATGGTAACAGTGAGTGCATTCTTAACCGTTGCAACATCTAAAAATTGGGagctacatcaaatggatgtTCATAATGCCTTTTTGCATGGAGATCTTGAGGAGGAGGTTTATATGAATTTTTTTTCAGGATTTGAATCATCGGATCCAGATTTATATATTTagaatatttaaataaaatttggaCACAACtgacaaaaaaaataaaaaaaaataaaatttggaCACAAATCGTCTTGATAATTCTATCTAAACAAACTTAGTCCAACTAAACCTATCCAAACTCCATCCACAAATATTATTTAAAACAGTCGAATTCGTTCACAGACAAATTAGTTTGCTCACCTAAATTGTAACCAGAACGAGTGGTTCATTTCCCTTTAAATCATCTTCACGTCGCGGGCCTACAACTCCTGCTTGGTTTGAGATTATTGTCTTGGGCCCAATTTTCATGTTATTGGGCTTTATTTATACTGGTTGATAACCTGTCATTAGTGATAGAAATTCTATACTTGGTTGTATTTTTAAAAACGAGCACAAAACAGGTCTAATTTTCAAAGTGTATTTCGTTAAACTTAGTCGTCCAGggatttatttttttaataatcatgtggcttaattatttatcttgattaatcaaaatttcaaaatctgattgttaatatttttcaaaaaaaaaataatttttgaaaacgGAAACATGATAATTTAACAAAAATGTGCGAGAAGGGTAAATTTTTGTTCCCGAATTTTTAAAAGGGGAAAAGTaaataataatgataatatatTCAACATATATGTCAAATTTACGGTTATTGTTAGTTGCTTTCCTtctaaaaaaattgaaattattttttttcatataactTACAACCATATAAATGAGTTTCTATTATCATAAATTCTGAAAAAGAGAGAGAATCAAATCCAAGATATGGGACGAGCAAAAACAAAGGACAGGGGACATGAGAGCCCCATGACTAGCTATACACGATAGTGTTTGTTGACCCCGGCTCTCCAACTACATGCACGAAAAACATATGGGGGATAGACATGGGGCATTCGTTGCGTCATAAAGGATAGGCTCAGGTAGGGGTAGGATATTCATTCATTTACAACTATGAATCTTCTGTACGTATCTATCAGACAGCAGTGTGCGTATTCTTTCTTATCGTCTCTTTTTCCACAACTTGCCCCTTCAATTTTATCCAGAATATTCACCCATTTTTCCATTTCCATATATTTCAtcataaaattaaataaaatgaaaatcCCGACACATCCAACTCTCAGCATACAAGATCAAATATTGTCCAAACATTTTTCAAATGACGGGTCAAAGTTTTGGATCCATACATAACCTACCTAAACCTATTCAGGCTTCAAGAAATCAGTTTCAAGACTCTAACATATACTCCCTCTTATTGCtgtttaaaaaaaaatttaaaaattattataaaattatattttataaaagtgTGTAAATAGAACGTAAAAATCTCAGTGCTACGGAGGGAGTacataattttatatttatttcaaATTGAAAATCTTCATATTTATTTGTAGAGGTACAATTAATTAAGTGCAAGTTAAACAAAATATCGATAATCTTCAAATATAAAAGAAAGCATATTCCACTATAATCTGGCGATAGCTCATTATAATAgtttttttttcaatatttgttTATTCGATATTATATTTACACTCCGCGTGATTACAATTCAAAACTGTCATTGTGTaaaaagattttctttgttttttaaaaagattttctttgttttttagGACAAGAATGTTTTTAAAACAAAATTAGATATCGTTTGATCATATACCTGTATAAAATATAATATAGTGAACAATCAGAGCAAGAAAAAAGTCACCCGTGAGTTAAAACTACATCAATAACACTTCAAGCTACTCTTCTCCATCTACTTCAAGTTCAACCCAAGATCTCCAAAACCATATTTTTATTGCCAAGAGTTCTTGAAAATGGTTACTTTCAATGACAAGTTCATTGAGTTTTTCAACAACAGATGGCTAGTATTTGTTGCTGCAATGTGGATACAATCTTGTGCTGGGATTGGATATCTTTTTGGAAGCATATCTCCAGCAATCAAGAGTTCTTTGAATTATAATCAAAAGCAAGTTGCTAGATTAGGTGTGGCTAAAGATCTTGGAGATAGTGTTGGGTTTTTAGCTGGGAGTTTATGTGAGATTTTGCCCATGTGGGCTGCTCTTCTTGTTGGTGCTGCTCAGAATTTTATTGGATATGGTGTTGTGTGGCTTGTTGTTACTGGAAGAGCTCCTGTTTTGCCTTTGTGGGCTGTAAGTATTTATGTACTTGTGTTTATTTATGTCATTCCTTTTGGATTCTTGATATTTAATGCTTGTTTTGTCTTGTTTTTGTTTTATTCTTGGTATTAAAAGTGTAGCATATCTTCAAGATTTAAGTTTGTTTTAATCAAGATGAATATTTACATGACAATTACTTGCTACTTGATATCGGTTCAGTTGGAGTTGTTTTCTTCTGGAAGACAAAGTCAAAGACTTCAACTCGAGATGGGATTTGTGAACTTTAATCATGTTATGTTTTTAAACTTAATATTGCAGTCTGCAGAATGTAGTGTTGTGATTTGTAAACACGGCAAGTACTTTGGAAGTTCCAATTGTCTTAAATTTGGACATATAGGATTTCACTTCCACATGACATTCAAATCTTAAACTTTACAATTGTATTGgtaaactaagtgaaattagacTCTCCAAAGAACAAGTGTATGCTAACTTTCTTTTTTGTCAACTGAATCTACGTTCTCGTGTACTCTGATTCAGAAGTCACAAGTACTCGTGCATTTATTCTGATTCTTGGACTTTTATATCTAGAAACTTTTCACATCTTAACTTCTCTTATCATTCCTTGTCTCTTTTCTAAAATTAAGAATTGGAAGCCAAGTATCCAACATTATATATTTTTGGTTCCAGCTTTAAAATATCTTGCACTTTATTCTTGTATGGAGCTAATATGCACATGACCCCTTCAAAGCTTGTTTTCATAGTATATACATTATTAATCATTTTTGTGCTCTGATTGTATTTCAAGCATCCAGTGATGCTATTGATCCTATATGAAATGaacacatcagttcattttaaaaCTGTAAGAGTGTTTCCTGAAATCCAGTTTGATAACCTTTTACTGACTTATTAAATTGACAAAGAAATTTTGCAATTTAACCAAGTGTGGTGCTTGAAGGGGTTAGTTACAATGATGACCTTAGGTTAGTCCTCTTACTTATAATTGATGCAAATATACTGATTAATAAAGTGTACACTTTCATTAAGTTATCACTGAAACCTCTTTAACATTAGACAAATTGATTAACTAAAAGGTTTCTAGCGACGTCACACCATGTTCCAAAGTGTTCAGATCACTTCTCATGTTAGTCTTTCCGGTAAAAAAAAGAAAGATCTATGCATAAGTACTCTTACATGCTTATAGCATGGAAACAAGAGAATAAGGACTTGGATTGGAAGTACTGAAAAACACACAGTGCATAGAGTAAATATAGCTTttcgtaataaaaacaaaaaatattaaTCCGAGACAATCCCTAATCTCTATATTGTGTTTTTGAGTTGGGTATTGTTTAGTGGAAAAATATTGTGGCTGATATTAGTCCTTGTAATTCCTTTATTGTTAGCAGACAGACATGTTTCTCGAGTTTATAATATCACCATGTTGTTATCACTGCCACTCTTATTCTAAGCACATTGCTTTCTGGCTAGGCAAAATCAATTATCAGTCTGTTGATTGTATAAGAAGTTTAATTGAAAATGCCGAGTATAAGTTTCTTTTATCATATTATATAGGTTTGTGAAAACAAAACTACAAAATTTTTCCTTATTATTTTTCattaaataaaaaagaaaaagcAATATAAATAAAACCTAAAAGAATACCTACGCTATATGCTTGGCCAATCAACAGACATGATATGAGAGGCAGGCTAGGTGTGTGATATCAGTATACCACTGCACCAGTAGGACATTACAAATGTTGTAATTTATGGGATTTGATACATCATTAAGCTCAACAAAGTAGTCTTATAGGAGAAACTTAATATAACATTATGGCTATTTCTGGAATTTGACGCTCTTGGTACACGGATTTTTGATTCAAGAAAATCGGAAGGTGCATAGTTCTAGGAAGTAAAAGATTGACATACTGAGATGGTTAAGCTAATCATTTTGTAATTTAGCTAGATTTTCTAAATTAATACTAACAGCCTATCTTGTAAACCTTGTTATATATTTTCCTCGTCAAGCTTTGTGTACTGCGAAGCATTTATATTCacagaaaattttaaaatattgtagCCTTTTCTAAGGTAAAGCTCGGAACACATCTGTATTTGTAGCATACTCAATACTGATACATTGTCACCATATGCATAAATTAAGGTCATTTTTGGTAAAAAATTGACATGTGTTATATAATTAGATTATATAGTGTTGTGCACTTGTGTAGAATATAGACTCTTATAAACGTATTGATACATTGATTATATCTTTTGTATAAACTTTAAGGCCAAACAACACTTTACACGGGGATCTATTTCTGACTTGAATGGTATAGTTTAGCAAGAGGTCTTGCTGTATGAAGATACATATGGATCCTTATTAGTTTCTCTCTCCTTAATGCCAAGCGTTACAATTTTTAGAATCCTTGTCTGACTGGCATCAATCTTAAGACTTCATACTCTTTTTTTCAGTGAGAAAAACCATTGTTTGTTGTTAACATATATTATTACTCAGAAGTACAATGGATGTGTTCATGCAGATGTGTGTTCTTATATTTGTGGGAACAAATGGTGAAACCTACTTTAACACAGCAGCACTAGTCTCTTGTGTGCAAAACTTCCCCAAAAGCCGTGGTCCTGTGGTGGGTATACTAAAGGGATTTGCTGGGTTGAGTGGTGCTATACTGTCTCAGGTATATGTTCTAATTAATTCTCCAGACAGTGCATCACTTATATTCATGGTGGCAGTTGGGCCGGCAATGGTGATCATATCTCTTATGTTCATTGTCCGGCCTGTAGGAGGTCACAGACAAGTCCGGTCATCGGATGGTTCAAGTGCTTCATTTATCTATTGTGTATGCCTTATCTTGGCTGCTTACTTGATGGGGGTTATGCTTGTCGAAGATCTAATTGACTTGAACCACAACGTGATCATTATTTTTACAGTGATTCTGTTCATTATCATAATAGTTCCTATTGTGATCCCTATATGGCTCGTGTTTACCCAAAAAACAGAAGATCAAGCACATGAGGCTCTTTTAACTGAGGCAAGGATAGAAGAACCCGTCAGAACTGGACATGATGCTAATGAAATCATATTTAGTGAGGTCGAAGATGAGAAGCCTAGGGGAGTAGATTTGCTTCCTGCTACGGAAAGGCAAAAGAGGATTGTTCAGCTACAAACAATGTTAGCTCAAGCAGCTGCAGAAGGGGCAGTGAGGGTCAAAAGAAGAAGGGGTCCACATAGAGGCGAAGACTTCACTCTGATGCAAGCTTTGATAAAGGCAGACTTTTGGCTTATCTTTTTCTCACTTTTACTTGGATCGGGATCTGGGTTAACTGTGATTGATAATTTGGGGCAAATGAGCCAGTCCATTggttataataacacacacataTTTGTTTCATTAATCAGTATCTGGAACTTCCTAGGTCGTGTTGGCGGGGGTTACTTTTCAGAGATAATCGTCAAGTATAAATTTAACTTCATCCTTCTTGACGTTTAGTTATgcttattatttattttatttttgtttgtcTCTGTTTTTCCTTACCCTAACCAGCCATAAATTTTTTTAACAGGAACTATGCTTATCCACGACATTTGGCCATGGCTATTGCTCAATTTATAATGGCATTTGGTCACTTATTCATGGCGATGGGTTGGCCTGGGGAAATGTATGTTGGCACACTTTTGATTGGGCTTGGTTACGGAGCTCACTGGGCGATTGTCCCAGCTGCTGCCTCTGAGTTATTTGGTTTAAAAAAATTTGGGGCATTGTACAATTTTCTTACTCTTGCAAACCCTGCTGGTACTCTAATCCTCTCAAGCCTCCTCGCAAGCAGTATATATGACAGTGAAGCAGCAAAGCAAGCTCAAGGCCTGCCTATCATTCTTGATGAACCACCGCGATGCTATGGTGTTGTCTGCTTCAGCTTGACTCTGTTCATAATGTCCGGCCTATGTATCCTTGCAGCTAGTTTAAGCTTGACTCTCGTCTACAGGACTAGGGTGGTCTACAGCAATTTGTATGGAAGATCTCGCACTTGATTCACACAAAGAGAAATATAATGGATTTATTTGTGGAAGGTTAAGGCGCTAGCACACTCCTTCAAATTTTGTTGGAAATAATAAAGCCGCCATACTCCAGAAGTGCAATCAGATAGGGAGACCCGGCAAATGTTGGTTTGTTTTCAGCCGGTTACAGGTGATGTTGGGTCAGGTGAAGCAAGATCTACTATTTGAACTGCTGTTTTCTTTTCTGGTGGTCCTGGTATATTAAGATGGTCTGTCAGGATTGTTATTCCTGTTTTTATTTTATGGGGGTGTCAATCGGATTGTTAAACTGCAATTTGATGTCCTTCAAAAATTTgctcaatttttttttaaagatGAATATAAAAGCTTAAagaattaaaatattaaaacacTCGTCGTTTTGGGTGATATTCGGTTTGATCAAGTTGGGTCATTGTTGGGTTTGGTGTTTATATAGTGCTGAACTTTGATTTTGGTTCGAGTCATGTTTGCAAGTTGCCTTATACGTTGTCTTTGATTATTTTTGCATTGTTTGATTATTTACGTTGTATCATTGATTTTAGAATGAATATAAGAATATTTGTTTGCTTCCTCTGATTAAAAACTTGTATTCCAAACAGTAGCAGTACTGCCATTGCATCTGTGTGTGATCACTTGGAAACTCTTGATTCTCAATGTGACTTGTGAGTTGCCTTTTGCTCAGGAAAGCCACAATTTAAATAAGTTGCAACAATGTTGGATGTGAGTAACAGTCCACACCTCACAACCTGCCCTCATTTGGTGTGAAGTAGCATTAGAGTCCTCTTTTCTTATCAGTATTTTACCATTTTGGTATAAGTTTCTTTAAATTTTATATACTTTTATCATTTATCTTTTCAGAAGTCTTGTGCATACTCTAATTTGACAACGAAGTCAGACATGTTTTTAAAGAAGTAATCTAAGGTTAAGTGGAAGTGTGTACATTTGTCACCAGAAA
This sequence is a window from Apium graveolens cultivar Ventura chromosome 9, ASM990537v1, whole genome shotgun sequence. Protein-coding genes within it:
- the LOC141685548 gene encoding protein NUCLEAR FUSION DEFECTIVE 4; this translates as MVTFNDKFIEFFNNRWLVFVAAMWIQSCAGIGYLFGSISPAIKSSLNYNQKQVARLGVAKDLGDSVGFLAGSLCEILPMWAALLVGAAQNFIGYGVVWLVVTGRAPVLPLWAMCVLIFVGTNGETYFNTAALVSCVQNFPKSRGPVVGILKGFAGLSGAILSQVYVLINSPDSASLIFMVAVGPAMVIISLMFIVRPVGGHRQVRSSDGSSASFIYCVCLILAAYLMGVMLVEDLIDLNHNVIIIFTVILFIIIIVPIVIPIWLVFTQKTEDQAHEALLTEARIEEPVRTGHDANEIIFSEVEDEKPRGVDLLPATERQKRIVQLQTMLAQAAAEGAVRVKRRRGPHRGEDFTLMQALIKADFWLIFFSLLLGSGSGLTVIDNLGQMSQSIGYNNTHIFVSLISIWNFLGRVGGGYFSEIIVKNYAYPRHLAMAIAQFIMAFGHLFMAMGWPGEMYVGTLLIGLGYGAHWAIVPAAASELFGLKKFGALYNFLTLANPAGTLILSSLLASSIYDSEAAKQAQGLPIILDEPPRCYGVVCFSLTLFIMSGLCILAASLSLTLVYRTRVVYSNLYGRSRT